The Saliniradius amylolyticus DNA segment GATCTGCAAAGCTACCAGCGCCGTAAGGAGCTGCAGTTAGACACCAGCTTTCAGCAGGTCAATTATCCGTTAAGACCGGTGTATTGTGCGGTCAACACCAAGGCCAGAGTCGTCGTACTGGTGCGGGAACAAAGCCAGTTCCTGCCACTGCTGGATACACTGGAAGGGCTGACGCCGCAGACCGACCATTTTGATATTGCCAGCTCGCGCTCAGACAGCCGCTTTTCGGTGCTGTACGGCCTGCCGGCTCTCTACCAGCAAGCCATTGCCGAGCGGCATCCGGTGCCTTTCGATATCACGCACAACTTAGGTCTGCCGACCCGCATATACAGTGACGGTGACTTGCCCGATGGCGTCGATAATTTTCGCCGGGACTGGAATACCTTTGAACGCGCCGTTAACAGTGACGAGGCCATGCTGGCCATCGGCTTTGTGGATGATGTGGAGCTGTCCTCCTTATTAAACTCAACGCTTCTGAGCAACAGCCAGGTGATCATCACCAGCACCGCACCCGGCAAAGGAGCGCCTCTGTATACCAATATCCCGGGGTTCAGCCAGCAGGTCAGCAGTCATGAGGATTTGTTACCCACCGTTATGGATGTGCTTGAGTGCGGCGCGGATAAAAATCTGTTCAGTACCGGGCAAAGCCTGATAAGCCCTGAGCGTCAGTGGCTGATTAGTAATCATGGCAACACCCTGGTGCTGTTGGATAATCAAAGTCGGGTCGAGGTGGACAGCAAGGGGAATCATCTGATTTTTCCGCTGGGTAAAGAGCAATCGACTAATCAGGATCTGAATGTCAGCCGCCTCAGTCAGGCAATTAAGCATTTAAGCCGCTTTACCCGCTAGCACCGGATTATCGTCGAGCCTTATGCTGGTCGGGGCACCCCGGCCAGCGATTCTGCCACGAGACTGTCAGCCGGGTGCATTGTCGGCAATTCGTCCGCTCCTACTAGATACCCCGTGCCAACACCGGCCTTCGCCGCCGCTTCCATATCCGAGGGTTTGTCACCGACCATCACTGACTGGCGCAGCTCTAAGTTTAACTCTCTGGCTGCCTGTAACAGCATTCCCGGTGCGGGTTTACGGCATTCGCAGTGTTGTAAATAGGCCCCTTGCGCCTTCTGTGGGTGATGGGGACAAAAATACACCCCGGCGATCTCAACGCCCTGTTCGCGAAACTGCGCCTTCATCCAGTCGGTTAATTGCCAGAATGCGGCTTCATCGTAATAACCGCGGCCGATGCCCGACTGATTGGTCACCACTACCACTAAAAAGCCGCGCTTGGCGTAAGCGCGGCATAAATCAAAAATACCGGGGACGAATTCAAAGTCTTCGGAACGGGAGACATAGCCGTGGTCGACATTGATTATCCCGTCCCTGTCCAGCAATAACGCCTTCATCTAAACGCGTGTGCCTCCGTCCAGCTCCAGCACCCGACCGGTAAAGTAGTCGTTGTTAAAGATAAACGCGGCCGCATCAGCCACTTCCTGAGGGTCCGCTAACCGACGCAGTGGCACTGTACTTAAAAACTTCTCACGCATTTCCGGGCGCATCTGGGCGGCCATGGCGGTTTCCACAAGACCTGGCGCGATACAGCCTGAGCGAATCCCAAAGCGCGCCAGTTCCTTACCCCAGGTAACCGTCATGGCAGCAACGGCCGCCTTGGACGCCGAATAGTTGCTCTGGCCCATATTACCGGCACGGGAGACCGAGGAAATATTAATGATCACCCCCTCGCTACCGGTGTTGATCATCTGACTGGCCGCCTCACGGCCACACAGGAAGGAGCCGGTCAGATTGACATCCAATACCGACTGGAACTGGTCCTTAGACATCTTATCCACCACCTGGCCGTCTTTGACCTTCAGTAGCATGCCGTCACGCATAATACCGGCTGAGTTAATCAAACCATTAAGCTGGCCAAACTGCTCGGCAATGGCAGCAAAGGTGTCTTCCACCTGTTGCTCATCGGTCACATTGACCGCGAAACTCATCGCCTGGCCGCCATCCGCCTCGATCTGTGTCTGAGTCTCTTTCAGAGCATCCTCTTTTAGATCCAGCAGTGCCAGCTTTGCTCCGGCCTTGGCCAGTGACAGTGCCATGGCCTGTCCCAGCCCCTGAGCGGCACCGGTTACCGCAATCACTTTATTTTGAATGTCCATTACTGCTCCTTAGAGTGATTAAACATCTGAAAAATAGAGGAAAAATCTTTTCGGCCCCAGCCTTGCTGGCTGTGCATGGCATACAGACTGCGCGCCAGTGCGCCCATGGGAGTGGAGCTCTTACTGTCCACCGCGCTGTCCAGCGCCAGACCCAAGTCTTTGCACATTAGATCCACCAGAAAGCCGCCATCGTAATTGTTACTTGAGGGAACCGACTCCATCACACCCGGACAGGGATTGTACTTATCCAGCGTCCAGTTACCACCACTGGATTGAGCGATGATCTCGGAAAGCACCTTAGGATCCAGTCCCTTGGAGATACCCAGTTGTAACGCTTCTGAGGTTCCCGCCATCAGCACGGCCAGTAACATATTGTTGCAGATTTTAGCCACCTGACCGGCGCCGTGATCACCGGCATGGAAAATATTCTTACCCATGGCTTCCAGCACTGGTTTGGCGCGCGCAAACTGGCTATCACTGCCCCCGACAATAAAGGTCAGCGTGCCCGCCTGGGCACCGGCAACGCCTCCGGAGACCGGTGCGTCCACGAAATCCACCTCGTAATCGGCCAGCGCCTCAGCCACTTCCCGGGCCGTGGCCTCGTCGATGGTACTGGAATCAATCACCAGGGTTCCCTCGCCCATTGACGGCCCTATTCCCTGGTCACCCGTGTAAAGGGCACGCACATGCTGTCCTGCGGGCAACATGGACACGACCACATCGGCTCCCTTGGCAGCCGCCGGCGCCGACTCAGCCACCTTCGCGCCTTGTCCGGCCAGTTCATCGCACTGGGCCTGAACCAGGTCAAACACGGTAACTTTAAAGCCGGCCTTCAACAAATTGGTGGCCATAGGGCCACCCATATTGCCTAAACCAATAAATGCGATATTCATCGTTCACTCCTTACCCAGATTGGCCAGAGGGTGATTGTTTTCTGACCAGCGCGATACAAAATGGGCATCAACCACCTCATCGGTCACCGCCTCTATGCTGGTAAACTGCCACTGGGGCCGGTTGTCTTTATCGATCAACAAAGCCCGCACTCCTTCCTGAAACTCGCCCGACTGCCCACACTGACAGGAAATGCCCAGCTCCATGCGAAAACAGTCGGCCAGAGACTTGTCTTTGCCTTCCTGCATCTGACGATAGACGATCCGCGCCGTGGTCGGCGAACCGCTTTTTAGCGATGCCTGCGCCTTACTCAGCCATTTGTCGCCCTCACTGTCTGCCGCAAGTATCGTTTCGGCGGCCTGTTTGGCGCTGCCGCTGTTGGCAACCTCATCGATCAGTGACTGATGGGCGTCGATTTGTGACTTGGGCAAATGCGGTTCTGACTGGGTCGCATAGTTGCCGCAGATGTCGGTGAGTAGCCGGTGATTGGCATCGTGATCGTTCTGCCACTCAAGAGTCTGCATCTGTTCAAGCAGTGACTGCTTATGCTCATGGGCAATAAAATGATCGGCTAGCCTCACATGCAGCGCATCGGCGGCGTTGATATTTGCCCCGGTCAGGCCCAGGAACAGACCGCATCCGGCAGGCATCTTATTAAGGAAATAGCTGGCACCAACGTCGGGGTACAAGCCAATGGTGATCTCCGGCATCGCAATACGCGATGTTTCGGTCACCACGCGATGACTGGCACCGCTCATCAGCCCCAGACCACCCCCCATCACGATGCCATTGCCCCACAACAGGATGGGTTTAGGATACGTGTGGATCTGATAATCCACCTGATACTCATTGGTGAAAAAGTCCTCGACAGCCTCGGGCGTCTTATCGGGGTTATCACGCATAGCATTATGCATGGCCACCACATCGCCACCAGCGCAAAAGGCTTTATCGCCCTCGCCATCCAGGACTACTGCCACAATACGATCGTCATCCTGCCACTGGCTCAGAGCCTGATGCAGCCCTTGAATCATCTCCAGATTGAGGGCATTTAATGCCTTGGGCTTATTTAACGTCAGATGACCGATTAAACGGCCATCTTTCGTCTCTAATGTTTGCTGTGTTACCAGTTCCGTCACAAGTCCTCCTATAGCAGGTCACCGGCGCCCTCGGCCAATACGCGACGGCCGATGATCAGACGCATGATTTCATTGGTGCCTTCCAGAATCTGATGCACCCGCACATCCCTGACATGACGCTCCAGCGGATACTCCTGAATATAGCCGTAGCCGCCATGCAATTGCAGCGCGTCATCACACACCTTAAAGCCCACATCGGTGGCGAAGCGCTTGGCCATGGCACAATAAGCGCTGCGTTCGGGATCCTGATTATCCAGTTTAGAGGCGGCCAGGCGCACCATTTGCCGGGCGGCCACTAATTCGGTGGTCATATCGGCAATCTTAAACTGCAGCGCCTGGAACGCGGCAAGGGGTTTACCGAACTGGCTGCGCTCGTGCATATAATCGCGTGCCGTTTCCAGTGCGGCCTGAGCCGTGCCCACCGAGCAGGTGGCGATGTTGATACGCCCGCCATCCAGGCCCATCATGGCGAATTTAAAGCCTTCGCCTTCCTCACCGAGCAGGTTTTGCTTAGGAATACGTACGTCTTCGAAGGTCACCAGACGCGTGGGCTGGGCATTCCACCCCATCTTTTCCTCGGCCTTGCCATAGACAATGCCTTTCGCGTCCGCGGGCACCACGACCGCAGAAATGCCCTTAGGACCTTCCTCACCGGTACGCACCATCACCACCATGACATCAGTTTCACCGGCACCGGAAATAAACATTTTGGAACCGTTTAATACGTATTCATCGCCATCAGACTTAGCGGTGGTTTTGAGTGCCGCCGCATCAGAGCCCGAGCCGGGCTCTGTCAGGCAGTAAGATGCCAGTTTCTGGCCGCTGACCAGTGGCTCGCACCACTCGTTTTTAACCACGTCGGTGCCCCAGGTGGACAGCATCCAGGTTGCCATATTGTGGATGGTCATCATGGCCGCCGTGGCAGTACACCCCATGGCCAGCTGTTCAAAGATAATAGAAGAATCCAACCGAGGCAGGCCCAAACCGCCCACTTCCTCGGGTGAGTACAGGCCGCAAAATCCCAGCTCACCGGCTTGTTGGATCACTTCTTTCGGGAAGTAGTGTTCCTTATCCCACTTAGCCGCATTGGGCGCCAATTCTTGCATGGCAAACTGCTTGGCGGCGTCAGCAAAGGCTTTTTGATCATCGGTTAACTCAAAGTTCACTGGAAACCTCTCTTAATGCAGCGAAATGGTCATATTAGGGCCGCTGGGAATATCATCTTCAAACCAGCGGCTGGTAATGGTCTTGGTTTCGGTATAAAAGCGCACCGCCTGCTTGCCATAGGCATGCAAATCGCCGAAGAACGAGTTCTTCCAGCCTGTGAAGGAGAAGAACGGCAGCGGCACCGGAATCGGCACATTTATACCCACCTGACCCACATCGATCTCATGCTGGTACTTACGGGCCGCTGCGCCACTGGCGGTAAAGATGCTGGTGCCGTTGCCATAGGGATTACCGTTAACCAGCTCAATGGCCTCTTCCAGTGTATCCACCGCCACGCAGCACAATACCGGTCCGAAAATCTCTTCACGGTAAATGTCCATGTCGGTTTTCACATCTTTAAACACGGTGGGGCCCACCCAGTTACCCTTTTCATAACCGGGCAGACTGAATTCAGAGCCATCCACCAGGCAGGTGGCGCCCTGCTCCTTACCGGACTGGATGAGCTTTAATACCCGTTGCTTGGCCTTATCACTGATCAGCGGACCAAAACCGGCGTCCTTATCATCCCAGAGACCGGGCTTAACCTGACCTATCTTGTCGGCCAGTTCGTCGATCCACTCCTGAGACTCACCCACGAAGACGGCCACAGAAATGGCCATACAGCGCTGGCCGGCAGCGCCCACAGACGAGCCCACCAGGTTGTTTAGCACCTGGTCTTTATTGGCATCAGGCATGATCACCGAGTGGTTCTTTGCCCCGGCAAAACACTGGGCACGCTTCATATTATCGGTGGCCGTCTTGTAAATGTGTTGGCCCACTGGCACTGAGCCGACAAATGACACCGCCTGAATGTCCTCGTGGTTCAGAATATGGTCCACCTGATGGGCGCTACCGTGCACCACATTCAAAAGGCCATCGGGGGCACCCGCCTCTTTAAACAGCTCCGCCAGACGCATGGGCGTGAGCGGGTCCTGCTCTGAGGGTTTGAGGATAAAACTGTTGCCACAGGCAATGGCCAGCGGGAACATCCACAGCGGAATCATGGCCGGAAAGTTAAACGGGGTAATGCCGGCACAGACACCCAAAGGCTGGGTCATACTGTAGGTATCGATACCACGGGCGACGTTTTCCACCGTTTCACCCATCATGCTGGATGGCACATTCATGGCCTGCTCCACCACTTCGATACCGCGCCAGACATCGCCTTTGGCATCATCGAAGGTTTTACCGGCTTCTTTACTAATAAGCTCAGCCAGTTCGTCGTGATGCTCTTTTAACAGCGCCTGATAGCGCATCATCAGCCGGGCCCGCTGGGGCACGGGGACATTTCGCCATTCCTCAAAAGCCGCCTTGGCCGCAGCGATGGCCTGGTTCATTTCGTCGTCGGTGGCACAAGGCACCTGGGCGATGACTTCGCCGTTTGCAGGATTGGTAACCGGTATGGTTTGCTCGGATTGAGACGGCACCATCTGGCCGTTAATGATTAATGGGATCGGTTTCATCGCGTGACTCGCTCTGTTGTAGGGTCAGACTGTTAATTGCTTGTTATTAAGATTATCAGATAATTAACCTTGACGTTAACGTAAGGTGCCAGCAGGCGCAAGCATAAACTGACAACCTCTGTGTACACCTGAGTGTTGAAGTATAACCCCTGTATTCGGGCAAGCGATTCGATTAGAAATACATTACACTAGGTCCTATCGACGGCGGCCTTAAGTGGATTTTGAGGAGTGACATTGGAGCGCAGTAAATTAAAAGTGGCAATCGTGGAAGATAATGGCATGGCCCGAATCAACCTACGTAACCACCTGATGGATATGCAGTTTCAGGATATTGGCTGCTTTACTCACGGCCGCGAACTCAGAAGCGCATTAAAGCGCCAACATTACGATATACTGCTGATGGATTTTCATCTCGGCTCCAATAAAAACGGCGTTGAGGTGATCAATGATCTGCAGAAACAAAATCTGCTTAAACCTTCTACCAGCCTGGTGTTTGTTACTTCCGATCGCATGCCCATGATCGTCGGACAGATCTTCGACGTGCATCCCGAGGCTCTGGTGCTAAAGCCTTATACCATCCGAAATCTGGAAAAGTCGTTAAACAACTGTATCGAGATGCATCAGGTACAAAAGCCTGTTCTCAGGCTGATGGATAAGAACGACAACGAAGGCGCACTGGAAGCGCTGGATCAAATGATCAACAGCGAGACCTGTAAGGCCAAATATCGGATGCCCCTTATCAAGCTGCGTGCCCGGTTGCTGTTAAAGCTCAAGCGTTTCAAGCAGGCTTCAGAGCTTTACCGCTCAGTGTTAGAGCGCTCAGACCAGATCATCTGGGCCAAATGGGGACTAATCCAAAGCACTCACCTGGCCGGTGAGATCGAAGAAAGCGAGGCCATGCTCA contains these protein-coding regions:
- a CDS encoding DUF3413 domain-containing protein, which gives rise to MILGETPRRQRVARLVSWGHWFALANILIAIVIASVYVFNSRAPDTALGVVYLLSNWFSHIAFLTFIGFIILVLPFCYLLPNARLVRATGSVFAALGLALLAFDALLYNKHGIHLSLSSADIIRSETQGALASLSWQQWGFLVLLFVVWFLFQLMVANAIYKRIERLQKQRISLPVVSFFVACFVISHGGHIWADAKLYDPILQQDDMFPLSYPATAKTLMSKYGLLDLQSYQRRKELQLDTSFQQVNYPLRPVYCAVNTKARVVVLVREQSQFLPLLDTLEGLTPQTDHFDIASSRSDSRFSVLYGLPALYQQAIAERHPVPFDITHNLGLPTRIYSDGDLPDGVDNFRRDWNTFERAVNSDEAMLAIGFVDDVELSSLLNSTLLSNSQVIITSTAPGKGAPLYTNIPGFSQQVSSHEDLLPTVMDVLECGADKNLFSTGQSLISPERQWLISNHGNTLVLLDNQSRVEVDSKGNHLIFPLGKEQSTNQDLNVSRLSQAIKHLSRFTR
- a CDS encoding CoA-acylating methylmalonate-semialdehyde dehydrogenase; the encoded protein is MKPIPLIINGQMVPSQSEQTIPVTNPANGEVIAQVPCATDDEMNQAIAAAKAAFEEWRNVPVPQRARLMMRYQALLKEHHDELAELISKEAGKTFDDAKGDVWRGIEVVEQAMNVPSSMMGETVENVARGIDTYSMTQPLGVCAGITPFNFPAMIPLWMFPLAIACGNSFILKPSEQDPLTPMRLAELFKEAGAPDGLLNVVHGSAHQVDHILNHEDIQAVSFVGSVPVGQHIYKTATDNMKRAQCFAGAKNHSVIMPDANKDQVLNNLVGSSVGAAGQRCMAISVAVFVGESQEWIDELADKIGQVKPGLWDDKDAGFGPLISDKAKQRVLKLIQSGKEQGATCLVDGSEFSLPGYEKGNWVGPTVFKDVKTDMDIYREEIFGPVLCCVAVDTLEEAIELVNGNPYGNGTSIFTASGAAARKYQHEIDVGQVGINVPIPVPLPFFSFTGWKNSFFGDLHAYGKQAVRFYTETKTITSRWFEDDIPSGPNMTISLH
- the mmsB gene encoding 3-hydroxyisobutyrate dehydrogenase; this encodes MNIAFIGLGNMGGPMATNLLKAGFKVTVFDLVQAQCDELAGQGAKVAESAPAAAKGADVVVSMLPAGQHVRALYTGDQGIGPSMGEGTLVIDSSTIDEATAREVAEALADYEVDFVDAPVSGGVAGAQAGTLTFIVGGSDSQFARAKPVLEAMGKNIFHAGDHGAGQVAKICNNMLLAVLMAGTSEALQLGISKGLDPKVLSEIIAQSSGGNWTLDKYNPCPGVMESVPSSNNYDGGFLVDLMCKDLGLALDSAVDSKSSTPMGALARSLYAMHSQQGWGRKDFSSIFQMFNHSKEQ
- a CDS encoding SDR family oxidoreductase, whose amino-acid sequence is MDIQNKVIAVTGAAQGLGQAMALSLAKAGAKLALLDLKEDALKETQTQIEADGGQAMSFAVNVTDEQQVEDTFAAIAEQFGQLNGLINSAGIMRDGMLLKVKDGQVVDKMSKDQFQSVLDVNLTGSFLCGREAASQMINTGSEGVIINISSVSRAGNMGQSNYSASKAAVAAMTVTWGKELARFGIRSGCIAPGLVETAMAAQMRPEMREKFLSTVPLRRLADPQEVADAAAFIFNNDYFTGRVLELDGGTRV
- a CDS encoding enoyl-CoA hydratase/isomerase family protein codes for the protein MTELVTQQTLETKDGRLIGHLTLNKPKALNALNLEMIQGLHQALSQWQDDDRIVAVVLDGEGDKAFCAGGDVVAMHNAMRDNPDKTPEAVEDFFTNEYQVDYQIHTYPKPILLWGNGIVMGGGLGLMSGASHRVVTETSRIAMPEITIGLYPDVGASYFLNKMPAGCGLFLGLTGANINAADALHVRLADHFIAHEHKQSLLEQMQTLEWQNDHDANHRLLTDICGNYATQSEPHLPKSQIDAHQSLIDEVANSGSAKQAAETILAADSEGDKWLSKAQASLKSGSPTTARIVYRQMQEGKDKSLADCFRMELGISCQCGQSGEFQEGVRALLIDKDNRPQWQFTSIEAVTDEVVDAHFVSRWSENNHPLANLGKE
- a CDS encoding acyl-CoA dehydrogenase family protein → MNFELTDDQKAFADAAKQFAMQELAPNAAKWDKEHYFPKEVIQQAGELGFCGLYSPEEVGGLGLPRLDSSIIFEQLAMGCTATAAMMTIHNMATWMLSTWGTDVVKNEWCEPLVSGQKLASYCLTEPGSGSDAAALKTTAKSDGDEYVLNGSKMFISGAGETDVMVVMVRTGEEGPKGISAVVVPADAKGIVYGKAEEKMGWNAQPTRLVTFEDVRIPKQNLLGEEGEGFKFAMMGLDGGRINIATCSVGTAQAALETARDYMHERSQFGKPLAAFQALQFKIADMTTELVAARQMVRLAASKLDNQDPERSAYCAMAKRFATDVGFKVCDDALQLHGGYGYIQEYPLERHVRDVRVHQILEGTNEIMRLIIGRRVLAEGAGDLL
- the gmhB gene encoding D-glycero-beta-D-manno-heptose 1,7-bisphosphate 7-phosphatase gives rise to the protein MKALLLDRDGIINVDHGYVSRSEDFEFVPGIFDLCRAYAKRGFLVVVVTNQSGIGRGYYDEAAFWQLTDWMKAQFREQGVEIAGVYFCPHHPQKAQGAYLQHCECRKPAPGMLLQAARELNLELRQSVMVGDKPSDMEAAAKAGVGTGYLVGADELPTMHPADSLVAESLAGVPRPA